Proteins encoded together in one Strigops habroptila isolate Jane unplaced genomic scaffold, bStrHab1.2.pri NW_022045636.1_ctg1, whole genome shotgun sequence window:
- the DRAP1 gene encoding dr1-associated corepressor, translating into MPSKKKKYNARFPPARIKKIMQTDEEIGKVAAAVPVIISRALELFLESLLRKACHVTQSRNAKTMTTSHLKQCIELEQQFDFLKDLVAAVPDMQGEGEEPHGDGERGPRRGRRPGAGRKNGGPGGKGKDPKQSGTDTEQEEDSEDSDSDGEEEPPPPPPAPAPLNFSRYPNSGDPFCGGGNPPNLGGALRGGGC; encoded by the exons aTGCCgagcaagaagaagaaatacaacGCGCGGTTCCCGCCG GCGCGGATCAAGAAGATCATGCAGACGGATGAGGAGATCGGGAAGGTGGCGGCCGCCGTCCCTGTCATCATCT CCCGGGCTCTGGAGCTCTTCCTGGAGTCGCTGCTGCGGAAGGCCTGTCACGTCACCCAGTCCCGCAACGCCAAGACCATGACAACGTCCCACCT GAAGCAATGCAttgagctggagcagcagttcGACTTCCTTAAGGATCTGGTGGCCGCGGTGCCGGACATGCAGGGGGAGGGCGAGGAGCCGCACGGCGACGGGGAGCGGGGACCACGCAG GGGTCGCCGCCCCGGAGCCGGCCGGAAGAACGGGGGCCCcggtgggaaggggaaggatcCCAAACAGTCAGGAACGGACACGGAGCAGGAG GAGGACAGCGAGGACAGTGAcagtgatggggaggaggagccgccgccgcccccccccgcacccGCCCCCCTCAACTTCTCCAGGTATCCCAATAGCGGGGACCCCTTCTGTGGGGGGGGGAACCCCCCAAACCTGGGGGGGGCCCTCAGAGGAGGGGGGTGTtaa
- the LOC115603495 gene encoding solute carrier family 22 member 6-A-like: MPFGAVLEQVGGLGRFQVLQTVLLVVPILLMASHNLLQNFTAAIPPHRCRLPAPHGDPPGGTAGPFNTTLRALGATAGPPNGTLGGANSTLEAPEATLGSCLRYVASSPSNGSAGPRPTEPCLDGWEYDRSTYVATIITEWDLVCSYRQLRQMAQSIYMAGVLVGALVLGGLSDRFGRKAMLMWSYLQLGVMGTCTAFAPNYATYCALRFAGGMALSGFGLSIACLVVEWIPTSHRAITVAITGFAYTLGQILLAGLAFAVPHWRRLQLTVSLPFFGFLLYSWWLAESARWLVLSGKAEAAVKVLQRVARINGRKEEGEKITVEILRSHMKEELAGLKASYTISDLVRTPVIRHIFFCLSIVWFSISFSYYGLAMDLQNFGVSIYLIQVIFGAVDFPAKVVVTISLSYVGRRLSLAVALFLAGLAIIANIFVPTELQTLRTALAVLGKGCLSASFNCVFLYTTELYPTPIRQTGLGFGSTMARVGGIVAPLVKMLDESYPLLPPAVYGVAPVVAAAVAAFLPETLNMPLPDTIQEVESRAKRKRPDDPKEKIPLEPQEKAPQKEP; encoded by the exons ATGCCGTTCGGGgcggtgctggagcaggtcGGGGGCCTGGGCCGGTTCCAGGTGCTGCAGacggtgctgctggtggtgcccATCCTGCTCATGGCGAGCCACAACCTGCTGCAGAACTTCACCGCCGCCATCCCCCCCCACCGCTGCCGCCTCCCCGCGCCCCACGGGGACCCCCCCGGCGGCACCGCGGGGCCCTTCAACACCACCCTGAGGGCTCTGGGTGCCACCGCGGGGCCCCCCAATGGCACCCTGGGGGGGGCCAACAGCACCCTGGAGGCCCCCGAGGCCACCCTGGGGTCCTGCCTGCGCTACGTGGCCTCGTCCCCCAGCAATGGCAGCGCCGGGCCCCGGCCCACTGAGCCCTGTCTCGATGGGTGGGAATACGACCGCAGCACCTACGTGGCCACCATCATCACCGAG tggGACCTGGTCTGCAGCTACCGGCAGCTCCGGCAGATGGCCCAGTCCATCTACATGGCCGGGGTCCTGGTGGGCGCCCTGGTCCTGGGAGGCCTCTCGGACAG GTTCGGGCGCAAGGCCATGCTGATGTGGTCCTACCTGCAgctgggggtgatggggacctGCACGGCCTTTGCCCCCAACTACGCGACCTACTGCGCCCTGCGCTTCGCTGGTGGCATGGCCCTGTCTGGCTTTGGGCTCAGCATCGCCTGCCTGG TGGTGGAGTGGATCCCCACGTCCCACCGCGCCATCACCGTGGCCATCACCGGCTTCGCCTACACGCTGGGGCAGATCCTGCTGGCCGGGTTGGCCTTCGCCGTGCCCCACTGGCGCCGCCTCCAGCTCACCGTGTCCCTGCCCTTCTTTGGCTTCCTCCTCTACTCCTG GTGGCTGGCAGAGTCCGCGCGGTGGTTGGTGCTCTCGGGCAAGGCCGAGGCAGCCGTGAAGGTCCTTCAGCGCGTGGCCAGGATCAAcgggaggaaggaagaaggggagaagatCACGGTGGAG ATCCTGAGGTCCCACATGAAGGAGGAGCTGGCCGGGCTCAAGGCCTCCTACACCATCTCTGACCTGGTCCGGACCCCCGTCATCCGCCACATCTTCTTCTGCCTCTCCATTGTCTG GTTCTCCATCAGTTTCTCCTACTACGGGCTGGCCATGGACCTGCAGAACTTTGGGGTCAGCATTTACCTCATCCAGGTGATCTTCGGCGCCGTGGACTTCCCGGCCAAGGTGGTGGTGACCATCTCGCTGAGCTACGTGGGCCGGCGCCTGTCCCTCGCGGTCGCGCTCTTCCTGGCGGGCTTGGCCATCATCGCCAACATTTTCGTGCCCacag AGCTGCAGACGCTGCGCACAGcgctggcagtgctgggcaaggGCTGCCTCTCGGCCTCCTTCAACTGCGTCTTCCTCTACACCACGGAGCTCTACCCCACCCCCATCAG GCAGACGGGGCTGGGCTTCGGCAGCACCATGGCGCGCGTCGGTGGCATCGTGGCACCACTGGTGAAGATGCTGGATGAGTCCtaccccctcctcccccctgcGGTCTATGGAGTGGCCCCGGTGGTGGCGGCCGCGGTGGCCGCGTTCCTTCCAGAGACACTCAACATGCCCCTGCCCGACACCATCCAGGAGGTGGAGAGCAG ggCCAAGCGGAAGCGTCCGGATGACCCCAAGGAGAAGATCCCGCTGGAGCCGCAGGAGAAGGCACCACAGAAGGAGCCCTGA
- the RELA gene encoding LOW QUALITY PROTEIN: transcription factor p65 (The sequence of the model RefSeq protein was modified relative to this genomic sequence to represent the inferred CDS: deleted 1 base in 1 codon), protein MEDVTPPELLPFLLQQEWGGDVPAEPPPVPAPSVEILEQPKARGMRFRYKCEGRSAGSIPGEHSTESARTHPTIRVNNYRGPSRVRVSLVTKDPPHRPHPHELVGKDCHDGYYEAELPPERSVHSFQNLGIQCVKKRELEAAVAERIRTNNNPFNVPAEQRGGEYDLSSVRLCFQVWVRGWGGGWLPLPPVLSQPVYDNRAPSAAELRICRVNRNCGSCRGGDEIFLLCDKVQKEDIEVRFWAEGWEARGSFAQADVHRQVAIVFRTPAFLDPGLRQPRSVHMELQRPSDRQRSAAMEFRYLPHHGDLQCIEEKRKRTRETFRSFVQRSPMPGLAPPEPRPPRRIAVPSRPPPGLAAPPPPPPCFGAPGGVLGGAPPPAAEPLAEALLQLQVAEEGPPPDVGGGSSGGGVSPPPSLDLGVLLGDPQFPPLETINAAEVQRLLGPPEPPPPLFGDPPLPLGGADGGGAPPMLMSYPEAIARLVQGGDGPGGGGPVWWGAPPDLGVGGGDPEDSLPSLGDLDFSAFLSQFPSS, encoded by the exons TTCCCGCAGAGCCCCCCCCGGTGCCGGCGCCATCGGTGGAGATCCTGGAGCAGCCGAAGGCGCGCGGGATGCGGTTCCGGTACAAGTGCGAGGGGCGCTCGGCCgggagcatccctggggagcaCAGCACGGAGAGCGCGCGCACGCACCCCACCATCCGC GTGAACAACTACCGGGGCCCGAGCCGGGTGCGGGTGTCGCTGGTGACAAAGGACCCCCCCCACCGCCCGCACCCCCACGAGCTGGTGGGCAAAGACTGTCACGACGGTTACTATGAGGCCGAGCTGCCCCCCGAGCGCAGCGTGCACAG TTTCCAGAATCTGGGAATTCAGTGTGTGAAGAAGCGGGAGCTGGAGGCGGCCGTGGCCGAGCGGATCCGCACCAACAACAACCCCTTCAATg TGCCGGCGGAGCAGCGGGGGGGCGAGTACGACCTGAGCTCGGTGCGACTCTGCTTCCAGGTGTGGGTGCGGggc tgggggggggggtggctCCCGCTGCCCCCGGTCCTGTCCCAGCCCGTCTATGACAACC GCGCCCCCAGCGCGGCCGAGCTGCGGATCTGCCGCGTGAACCGGAACTGCGGGAGCTGCCGCGGGGGGGACGAGATCTTCCTCCTGTGCGACAAAGTGCAGAAAG AGGACATCGAGGTGCGGTTCTGGGCCGAGGGCTGGGAGGCGCGCGGCTCCTTCGCGCAGGCCGATGTCCACCGCCAGGTCGCCATCGTGTTCCGGACGCCGGCATTCCTGGATCCCGGCCTCCGGCAGCCGCGGAGCGTCCACATGGAGCTGCAGCGCCCGTCCGACCGGCAGCGCAGCGCCGCCATGGAGTTCCGCTACCTGCCCCACCACG GGGACCTGCAGTGCATCGAGGAGAAGCGCAAACGCACCCGCGAGACCTTCCGCTCCTTCGTGCAGCGCAGCCCAATGCCTG gtcTGGCCCCCCCCGagccccgccccccccggcGCATCGCAGTACCCTCACGGCCCCCCCCCGGCCTCGCAGCACCCCCCC CGCCCCCCCCGTGTTTTGGGGCCCCGGGGGGGGTATTGGGgggcgcccccccccccgcagccgAGCCCTTGGCTGAGgcgctgctgcagctgcaggtggCTGAGGAGGGGCCCCCCCCGGACGTGGGAGGGGGCagcagcggggggggggtgtccccacCCCCCTCATTGGACCTGGGGGTGCTCCTGGGGGACCCCCAGTTCCCCCCACTGGAGACCATCAACGCCGCTGAGGTGCAGCGGCTGCTGGGGCCCCCCGAACCTCCCCCCCCGCTCTTCGGGGACCCCCCCTTGCCTCTGGGGGGGGCTGATGGAGGGGGGGCCCCCCCCATGCTGATGTCGTACCCCGAAGCCATTGCTCGCCTCGTGCAGGGGGGGGAcgggcctgggggggggggcccaGTTTGGT GGGGGGCCCCCCCCGAtttgggggttggggggggggaccccGAGGACTCGCTGCCCTCCCTGGGGGACCTGGACTTCAGTGCCTTCCTCAGCCAGTTCCCCTCCTCCTAA